The sequence CGGTGAGCAGGATTTCCCGGTACTCGGCCCCGCAGTCCGCGGCGACGCGCTCGAAGGCCTCGACGTCGACGACGCGGGTGGCGAGCTGCGGCATGACGACGTCGTGCCCGGTCTTCAGGTGCGTCTCGGCCATGGCCCGGGTGAGCAGCTGCGCGGCCCGGAAGGTTTCGAAGAAGGTCTCCCGCCAGCCCCCGATGAGGCAGACGACCCGGTCGGTGTCGAGGTTCAGCACCCCGGGATGCCGCTCGGCGTAGGCCTGCGCGATCGTGGACTTCCCGATCCCGGACGGCCCGTTCAAGTGGATCAGTCTCGGCACCTCCCCGACCCTAGCAGCGGGCGTCGAACCACCCGTTCGGCGTCATGATTCACCCCGACCGGGTGCTGAAACTGGACCGATGGACAGGGGACATCAGGATTCTTTCGGCGCGAAGGTCGGCCAAGAAGCATTGCAAGCACTCAGGACCAGGGGTATCACCCGGAAATTCGGGGAAAACGATCAGTTGTTCATGGAGAACGAGTGCTCGGGCAGCGTCTTCCTCGTCGAATCCGGGTTGATCAAGGTGTACGTGACAGCGGCCAACGGCAAGGAGCTGATCCTGGGCATCTACGGCCGCGGTGAGCTGCTCTGCGAGCTCAGCGCGATGGATCGGGCGCCACGTTCCGCGAGTGGCCGGGGCCGGACGAGCGGGACGATCACGGAAATCCCCGGCGCCGAGTTCCGCGCGTTCATCGGCCGCCACCCGGCCGCGATGCAACACGTGCTGAGGACCGTTCAAAATCGCCTCCACCACGCGGACCGGGAACGCCTGTCCTACCTTTCCGACGGAGTGCGGGTACGGGTCATCCGGAGGTTCCTGCACTGGGCCGATCAATACGGCCGGGAGGGCTGTGGCGGGATCGAGATCACGGGCTTCTCCCGACGCGATCTGGCGCAAAGCGTCGCCGCCTCGGAGAAGACAGTCGACGACGTGCTGACGGCGCTGACCGCCGAAGGCTCCATCGCCACCAACAAGAAGTGGTTCCTGCTGCGCGACATCGAGGGGCTGCGGCAGTCCGCCGAGGCCTGACTCCCGAGCACGCACGAAGCCGCGATCCTGTCTCCCGGATTCCCGGTGGTGACGCACCGTGCGCGTGTCGAAGACTGCCTCCACCGACGAGACGGGGTGGCTGGATGAGCGAGATGCCCACGACAAAAGCACTGTTCGGCTTCGATGTGATCGGTTCGTCCAGAAACGACGACGACCAGCTCGAAGAGGTCCGGCAGACGGCGAACGAACTGGTCGGAGAAGCGTTCGAGCGTTCCGGCGTCGACGTGGCCGGGAAGGTCAACCACTCGGGCACCGGGGACGGCTACTTGGCGGCCTTCCCCGAACCGAGCCTGCCGGCCCTGATCGACGCCGCCTACTTCCTGCACGGCCAGGTCTACCTCCGCAACCGCCGCTTCCTCCCCCAGATCGGGCTCCGCGTAGCCGTACACGCCGGACCGCTCGAAGTCGTGGCAGGCGACAGTTTCCAACGTCCGATGATCGAGCTTTCCCGCCTGCTGGAGGCCACCGTGGTCAAGGGCATCATCGGACGCCTCACCGGACGACGGCCGGTCACCGTGGTCGCTGTCCTTTCGGAGCAGGCCTACCGGGTGGCGGTCCGGGCCGGGCGCACGAACAGGTTGCTTCCCCACGACTTCAGCCCGGTCGCCATCAGCAACAAGGAGTTCGACGAGACCTCCTGGGTCTGGATTCCCGGGGTGGCCATCGACGACCTGCTCGCCGCCCCGATCCCGGAGACCCAGCCGCACCCCGAACCGGTCACGCCGACGGGTGGCCAGGTGATCAACGGCGGCGTGCAGGGCACCGGTTTCATCGGTAAGAACGAGGGCTCGATCGTCAACAACTACCTCGGCCGGAAGCGGCCATGACCGCCGCTGCCGAAGCAGAGCCGTCCGCCGCCGAAAAGCCGGATGAAGCAGCCGGGAACGATCCCGTCACCGACAAACTCACGGTTGTCACGAACAACGGCGTCCTCGCCCACCACCTCCACATGGACGGAAAACCGGACGAGGACACGGAGGTCAAAACCGGCCTGGTCTACGGGCCGGTGGCCGACTCCCTGGTTGACCAGGCGGTGACCGCGTTCTGCGTCCCGGGTGGCTACGGCCAGGCCGGCCGGATCCTGGCCGAACACCGGCTGGTGCTTCTCTGCGGCCGGTCGAGTGGCCGCAGCCTGGCCGGGGTCCGGCTGCTGATCGACGCGAACACGCACGACCTCAAGCGGCTGGACCCGACCAAGGACGCCCGGCAGCTCGTCGGACTACGACCGGGTGAAGACACCGTCGGCTACTTGTGGGACGACGTCGACGCGAAGGCCTGGTGCGGCGAACTCGACTACCACGTTCTCGGCCAGCTGGCCCACGCGCTCGTCGAAAGCGACGCCTACCTGGTGGTCACGTTCGCCAACGAGGACATCGACCTCGAACGCGCCCGGCCCTACGTGGCCGAGCTGACGCCCGCCGAGCCGGCCGAGATGATCCGCGCCCACCTGCGGGCCCGGGGGTACCGGATCGACCTGCTGACGACGTTGGACGAGGAGAACGACCTCAGGGACTGCGCCCCGAGGCGAGCTTCCGAGATAGCTCGCCTGCTCGGCGCCATGGAGGACGGCCGCTTTTCGGAAGAAGACATCAAGGCGGCCATCCGGCGCCGTGGCGACGAGGATGTAGCCGCGTGGTTCGCGGACAACGAGGACATCCCGGCGCGAGCGCTGGCGATCACCGTGGCCTTGATGGAAGGCAGTGCGTACAACCACGTCGCAGCTGCCGCGAAGAAGCTGGAGGACGTCCTCAGCAACCCCGAAAACGACGAGCTCTGGCCGTACTTGCCGCCTGACCTGTTCGAGGAGACCCGAGCCGAACGACTCCGCCGGGTTCGTGCCCGGCTCCGGGCTCCGGAGGCCTGGCAGCTCACCGACCCCGAACCCGTCGTGTTCGCCAGACCGGGCTGGGGCGCGAGACTGCTCGCTTACGTCTGGAAGGAGTACGAGCGCATCCGGCCGATCCTCCAGTCTTGGATGGGCGAGCTGAACAACGAGCTCCCCCGAATGTCCGAGCGGCACAACGAGGCCATGAGCCGCTTCGGCCGGATGCTCGCGAAGGCGGCTGAGCCGGATCCCTTCAGCTGGGTGCGCCCCTGGGTTGACGGCACGCGGTTCCAGCAGTCGATGGCCGCGCTGATCTTGAGCGGAATGTGTGAGAACACCGTCTACGTGCAGGGAACCAAGAACCGGGTCAACTCGTGGTCGCACCACTGGGTCGACGAGAAATTCCGGTTCACCGCGGTTCTGGTGTGCCGAAACACCTTCGGGCAGAACCACCCTGAATTCTCGTTGAGCCAGTTGAGGAAGCTGACGAGGAACAGCGACAAGTTCATCCAGCGCGAGATCGTGCGGTCGTTGAAGTCGATGCTGGACGAACCGAGCAACCGCAGCCTCGTGCTCAGCACGCTACCGGTTTGGATCCTCCACGGCGGCGCCACGCAACAGGACATCGCCACCCGGTGCGCCCTCTACGCGCTTCGCTTGGAGGGCGCCACCCCGTTGAAGTTCAGTGATCACGAATCCGTCGCCGTGCGGATCCTCTTCACAGTCCTGCTGGAGAACCCCCGCCGTCGCCAGGTGGTCATGTTCGGGCTTGCCTCGTGGGCTATACGTGCCGGCACGAGTGCCACACTGCGTCGAGACGTGAGTCGAGTGATCGAATTGTTGCTCACCGCGCCCGACGAGATTTTCGTGAAGCGGTTCGCCTTCTACCTCCGGAAGTCCTTCGACGAAGACCGCAAAACCACGGCCGCGCTCGCCACCCTTACCGCTGAAGTGCTCAAGGAGATCCGATGAGTGAAGAGATCGAGAACGTCTTGTGGCGAGGTGTGCGCCGCTGTCCCCGTCCAGCTCGAAGCATCCTGCGACACCAACTGCGGAAGCGGCGGACGACGGTGCTCATCGCCGAATGCGACGACGGCCACTGGGCCACGACCGACATCCGCCTGGGAGCGACCACCCAGGTGCAGAAACTCGGGCTGGGCTTGGCGAAGAGCGTCCGCCGTCTGTACGAAGTCGACGTGTCCGACAGCACGTCGACGTTCCGGACCGTGTTCGAGACAGACCAGGAAGGTGCCATCGTCGAAGGCGTCACCACCGTCCGGTGGCGGGTCACCGACCCGGTCGCCCTGATCAAGCAACCGAAAGCGGACCACGTCGACGCCATCAGGATCGAGATGGAGGACATCCTGCGTCCACTGGTTCGCAGAACGACTCTCGACGAGGTCGAGAACCTGGCGGACCGGGTGAACGAGAAGTTGAAGGCCATGCGCCCGCTGCCCGCGGGAACGATCTCGTGGGGTGAGGTCGACGCCCGTTTCCGGCTGACGGGCGAAGGTGCGCTCCACCGGTACTCCCTGGAAGAGATCAAACGCGCTCGCATAGTCGACCGGGAACGCCGGGACATGGACCGGGAGCGGATCAACTTCTACGCCGACGTGATCGACTCCGGCAAGGTCAGCCTGCTCGCGATGATGCTCAGCAACGACCGGGACGCGGTTCGAGACGTTCTGCAGCAGATCCACACCTTCGACATCCCGGTCGGCCGCTCCGTGCTCGACGCCAACGATCCGTTCCGGAACGCCGTCGGCCGGATGATGAGCGAGGCGGACGACTTCGACCTCCACGAGATGCGCCTGGCCTGGCTGTCCGGACTCACCAGCCGCAGCCGTGAGAGCGAGCTCAACAGGCTGCGGGACTCACTCGACGAAACACTCGGAGCCGATACGAGCAGTCTCAACAACGGGCACAAACCCTGACCGATCCCGCCCGGAGGCCGGCATCTAACCTGGTCCGATGACCACCGCCGAGGAGTTGCTCGGCAGGCTCGTGGGCCTGGACCGGGACGAGCTGGCGAAGGTGCTGGCCCACCGCCCGGACGTGCTGGCGGAGCCGTGGCCGCGGCGGCTCGACGTCGTCGCCGCGCGGCTCGCGTCGCTCGAATCCGTCGACGAGGCCCTGCTCGGGTTGTCCCTGCCGCAGGCGCAGGTGCTGCGCGCCGTCCAGCTGTGCGACGCGCTCCGGCAGGAGCCAGTGCCGCTCGACGACGTCCGCAGACTGCTCGGCGGCGCCGCCATCGAGTCCTTTGTGGACGAACTTGCCGAGCGCGCCCTGCTGTGGCGTGAGGCCGGCCGGGTCGTCGTGCCGGAAGTGCTGCAGCGCCACAGCTTCCGCGCCGAAGGGCTCGGCCGGCCGGTCGCCGACCTGCTCGCGGAGCTCACCACGATCCAGCGGGCGCGCCTGGCCCGCAACCTCGGCGTGCCGCCCGAGGACCTGATCCGGCACTTCCGCGACGGCGATCGCGTCCGGGAGCTGTTCGCCACCGCGCCCGAAGCGACGCGAAAGGTGTTGCGGGACATGGCCGACGGCGTCCCGGAGGTCGACGGCATGCCACCGCTCGGCTGGGCGCTCGACCACGGCTTCCTGTTCGGCACCTACTACGGCGGCACCGCGATGCCGATCGAGATCTCGCTCGCCCTGCGGGGTCCGGACCACCGGCTGCCGTTCACGCCCGCGGAGCCGGAGTACGCCGTCGCGCCCGTCGGGACCGAGCCGAGCGAGGCCACTTCGTCGGCCGCCGCGCTGCGGTTGCTGGACCGCGTTTCGGCGATCCTCGAGCTCGCCGCCGCGGAGCCGCTCCCGCTGCTCAAGGACGGCACGATCGGGGCCAGGCTGGTCAAGAAGGTCGCCAAGGACACCGGGGCGACGCCGGCGGAGGTCGAGCTGGCCATCGACCTCGCGGCGCAGGCGGGGCTGCTGCTCGCCGACGAGCCGCCGGTCCCGCGCCGCGGCCACAAGGCGCCGCCGCCCACGCTCGCGCCGGACCCCGACCTCGCCCGGCCCGCGCCGGCGTTGCTGTACCGCCTGCTGCTGACGACCTGGTGGAACCCGGTGCCGCCCGAGCACGGTACGGACGTCGACGCGTTCGTCCGGCGGCTGGTCGTGCGGCTGCTGGCGCGCCTCGAACCCGGTACGGCGATCACCGACGGGCTGACCCGCCTCGTCGAGTGGCACGCGCCGCTGCTGCCGGCCGACGACCTCGCCGGGCACGTCGAGACCGCGGTCGCCGAAGGCGAACTGCTCGGCGTCTTCGCGCACGGCGCGGTCACCGCCGCCGGGCGCGCGCTGCTGTCCGACGACGAGCTCGTCGAGGTCACCGACGCGCTCGTCGCCCGCGCGCGGACGACGGCGTTGTTCGGCACCGACCTGACGGCGATCGTGCCCGGCTCACCCGACGCCCGGCTGGCCGCGCTGCTCGACCGCGCCGCCGACCGCGAGGCCCAGGGCACCGCGACCAGCTGGCGGTTCTCCCCCGCGTCCGTCCGGCGCGCGTTCGACCAGGGCGCGACGGCCGCCGAGCTGCTCGACGACCTCGGCGCGATCGCCGCGGGCGAGCTGCCGCAGCCGCTGGTTTACCTGGTCAACGACGTCGCACGGCGGCACGGTGAGGCGCGGGTGATCGACGTCGCGAGCGTCGTCGTCGGGGAACCCGCCCTGCTGGCCGAACTCGCCGCGCACCGCAAGCTCGCCAAGCTCGGCCTGCGGTCCGTGGCGCCGACCGTGCTGACATCCACTGTGGACGCATCCGGCACGCTCGAAGCGTTGCGCGAAGCCGGTTACGCGCCGACCCGCCACGCCGCCGACGGCACCATCGTGCTGCCCGCCCGCGAACAACCCGAACCGAA is a genomic window of Amycolatopsis lexingtonensis containing:
- a CDS encoding AAA family ATPase, which codes for MPRLIHLNGPSGIGKSTIAQAYAERHPGVLNLDTDRVVCLIGGWRETFFETFRAAQLLTRAMAETHLKTGHDVVMPQLATRVVDVEAFERVAADCGAEYREILLTAGKPVATERFAARAASGDAATKGVDDVVNSRGGTAMVERIHDQLTAYLPQRPGCVVVETDGRAPEETYDAVVAHLRGR
- a CDS encoding Crp/Fnr family transcriptional regulator: MDRGHQDSFGAKVGQEALQALRTRGITRKFGENDQLFMENECSGSVFLVESGLIKVYVTAANGKELILGIYGRGELLCELSAMDRAPRSASGRGRTSGTITEIPGAEFRAFIGRHPAAMQHVLRTVQNRLHHADRERLSYLSDGVRVRVIRRFLHWADQYGREGCGGIEITGFSRRDLAQSVAASEKTVDDVLTALTAEGSIATNKKWFLLRDIEGLRQSAEA
- a CDS encoding helicase-associated domain-containing protein, coding for MTTAEELLGRLVGLDRDELAKVLAHRPDVLAEPWPRRLDVVAARLASLESVDEALLGLSLPQAQVLRAVQLCDALRQEPVPLDDVRRLLGGAAIESFVDELAERALLWREAGRVVVPEVLQRHSFRAEGLGRPVADLLAELTTIQRARLARNLGVPPEDLIRHFRDGDRVRELFATAPEATRKVLRDMADGVPEVDGMPPLGWALDHGFLFGTYYGGTAMPIEISLALRGPDHRLPFTPAEPEYAVAPVGTEPSEATSSAAALRLLDRVSAILELAAAEPLPLLKDGTIGARLVKKVAKDTGATPAEVELAIDLAAQAGLLLADEPPVPRRGHKAPPPTLAPDPDLARPAPALLYRLLLTTWWNPVPPEHGTDVDAFVRRLVVRLLARLEPGTAITDGLTRLVEWHAPLLPADDLAGHVETAVAEGELLGVFAHGAVTAAGRALLSDDELVEVTDALVARARTTALFGTDLTAIVPGSPDARLAALLDRAADREAQGTATSWRFSPASVRRAFDQGATAAELLDDLGAIAAGELPQPLVYLVNDVARRHGEARVIDVASVVVGEPALLAELAAHRKLAKLGLRSVAPTVLTSTVDASGTLEALREAGYAPTRHAADGTIVLPAREQPEPKTVLRDAGPDDRAPDAADHAERLLAAPASGPALLRGQLARAMSDRYAGRLTPKQQQLCWQLEAGIPVDVVYRADGAEPARLVIAYPELDGDVLDVWSLGDRAYRRLELARIDLAQTSTALSRA